A portion of the Microbulbifer agarilyticus genome contains these proteins:
- a CDS encoding OmpA family protein: MPFKLSSKCLSALATLTFAASAAMPLYAQETSYIDVMGVMIRVDKDRYTERQGAGTRATFGWQTSGNWFTEVQLFGVKVDRDSNLALYPQLDTTQVGTPTAIIDSTNFNPGLVSGTMGAATSPYIYTDALKPSGDLELSGLGVDVVYHFSGREGYSPFVLAGIGASNNNTEYDYGPRETNGFLNVGAGIVSGALSSRGLKVRAEVRYLRDFFATDMSDYQFGIGISIPLRCPPAPAPAVAYMPPAEPEQVVAVDLDDDGDGVLNQKDRCPNTLPGARVDEYGCVIADQTITLENIQFEFNSATLTARAEASLEAVVQSLLSQPDSLIEVAGHTDSRGNDDYNLRLSAQRAESVRRHMVSRGVDATRISSKGFGETQPVASNATESGRAQNRRVELTFR; this comes from the coding sequence ATGCCTTTCAAACTTTCGAGCAAGTGCCTCTCAGCACTAGCCACTCTGACCTTCGCCGCCAGTGCTGCCATGCCACTCTATGCGCAGGAAACCAGTTATATCGATGTAATGGGCGTGATGATCCGGGTGGACAAGGACCGCTATACAGAACGTCAGGGGGCCGGCACTCGCGCAACCTTTGGCTGGCAGACCAGCGGCAACTGGTTTACCGAAGTGCAATTGTTTGGGGTAAAGGTGGATCGGGACAGCAATTTAGCACTCTATCCGCAACTAGACACCACCCAGGTTGGCACCCCTACCGCGATTATTGATTCGACTAATTTCAACCCCGGGCTCGTGTCTGGAACAATGGGTGCTGCTACAAGCCCATACATTTACACCGACGCCCTCAAACCCTCCGGCGACCTGGAACTGTCAGGACTGGGCGTTGATGTGGTCTATCACTTCAGCGGACGCGAGGGGTACTCGCCTTTTGTACTCGCTGGTATTGGCGCATCAAATAACAATACCGAGTACGACTATGGCCCAAGAGAGACCAACGGCTTTCTGAACGTCGGCGCAGGTATTGTAAGTGGCGCACTCTCTTCCCGGGGTTTGAAAGTGCGCGCAGAAGTGCGCTACCTACGCGACTTTTTCGCCACCGATATGAGCGATTACCAGTTCGGTATCGGCATCAGTATTCCCTTGCGCTGCCCACCCGCGCCAGCACCCGCGGTGGCCTACATGCCACCCGCCGAGCCAGAGCAGGTTGTCGCGGTTGATCTGGACGACGATGGTGATGGCGTGCTCAACCAGAAAGATCGCTGCCCCAACACGCTACCCGGAGCAAGAGTGGACGAATATGGCTGCGTGATCGCCGACCAGACAATTACTCTGGAAAACATACAGTTTGAATTTAACTCGGCCACGTTAACGGCCCGCGCAGAAGCATCACTCGAAGCCGTGGTGCAATCCCTGCTCAGCCAACCGGATAGTCTTATCGAAGTTGCCGGTCACACCGACAGCCGCGGCAACGACGACTACAACCTACGCTTGTCTGCGCAGCGTGCTGAGTCGGTACGCCGCCATATGGTGTCACGTGGTGTGGATGCCACCCGCATATCGTCCAAGGGGTTTGGCGAGACCCAGCCAGTGGCATCGAACGCGACCGAATCTGGCCGTGCGCAAAACCGCCGCGTCGAACTGACCTTCCGCTGA
- a CDS encoding ABC transporter ATP-binding protein has product MLNVRNLSVDYGSTRVVDNLNLALGKDEVLMLVGPTGCGKTTILQALAGLIPVTEGEISLGNWSSTPKRPVPPEKRNVGMVFQDFALFPHLTVQENVCFRLKDTSLADHWLKLLGLEAFRQAKPASLSGGQKQRVALARTIAHQPAFILLDEPLSNLDAALKDSLRWEIREALKAAGIPAIWVTHDQEEALSIGDRVGILNGGKLEQLDSPEKCFAEPASRFVARFLGEASFLPGVLDGRQVTTELGPAPGIPIDDARGAVDLLLRPDDLSLVPSEIGNGVVDWVRYEGCSRLYAVQVGDGVQLKVRTSHEVQAEPGARVQMGITTTHPLAAFSR; this is encoded by the coding sequence ATGCTGAACGTTCGCAACCTGTCTGTTGATTACGGTTCCACGCGCGTGGTGGACAATCTCAATCTCGCCCTGGGAAAGGATGAGGTGTTGATGCTTGTCGGCCCGACCGGCTGCGGCAAAACCACCATTCTGCAGGCGCTGGCAGGTTTGATCCCGGTAACCGAGGGTGAGATTTCACTGGGTAACTGGAGCTCAACCCCCAAGCGCCCGGTACCGCCAGAGAAACGCAATGTCGGCATGGTGTTTCAGGATTTCGCTCTGTTTCCCCACCTCACCGTGCAGGAAAATGTGTGCTTTCGCCTGAAAGACACTTCGCTGGCAGACCACTGGTTGAAGCTGTTGGGGTTGGAAGCGTTCCGTCAGGCCAAGCCCGCCAGCCTGTCCGGTGGGCAGAAGCAGCGCGTCGCGCTGGCTCGAACCATTGCGCACCAGCCGGCGTTTATTCTCCTCGATGAGCCGCTGTCCAACTTGGATGCGGCGCTGAAAGACAGCCTGCGCTGGGAAATCCGCGAGGCGCTCAAAGCTGCAGGTATCCCCGCGATCTGGGTGACCCACGATCAGGAAGAGGCACTTTCAATTGGTGACCGGGTGGGAATTCTCAATGGTGGCAAGTTGGAGCAGCTGGACTCTCCGGAGAAATGCTTCGCCGAACCCGCCAGCCGTTTTGTCGCTCGATTTCTGGGGGAGGCAAGCTTTCTCCCGGGCGTGCTCGATGGGCGCCAGGTAACCACCGAACTTGGCCCGGCACCGGGTATACCGATCGATGACGCCCGTGGGGCGGTTGATCTACTGTTGCGGCCAGATGATTTGTCTCTGGTGCCATCTGAAATTGGCAATGGTGTGGTGGATTGGGTGCGCTACGAGGGCTGCTCGCGCCTGTATGCGGTGCAAGTTGGTGACGGCGTGCAGCTCAAGGTACGCACCAGCCACGAAGTCCAAGCGGAGCCCGGTGCGCGCGTGCAAATGGGGATCACCACTACCCACCCGCTGGCCGCGTTTTCCAGATAG